A portion of the Cryptomeria japonica chromosome 5, Sugi_1.0, whole genome shotgun sequence genome contains these proteins:
- the LOC131876079 gene encoding uncharacterized protein LOC131876079 yields the protein MVGIMEKLLRENALVCKWKMPQYAPLDMDCSWVRIWNLTDNFLLYDNYKRLERFNTRWLAPPPSWFKLNFDGAARSGAVVGGGVIRDNLGNLVLAYVGNFGSALSNMTEALALFWALKLALTIDAKRLVIQGDSKMIIEATKGIYGISWMIHNILKDIWSMIVWLEEFHI from the coding sequence ATGGAAAATGCCACAATATGCCCCTTTAGACATGGATTGCAGTTGGGTTAGGATATGGAATTTGACTGACAACTTCCTCCTATATGACAATTATAAAAGGTTGGAGAGATTCAACACTAGATGGTTGGCCCCTCCTCCCTCATGgtttaaactcaactttgatggtgccGCTCGCAGTGGGGCTGTGGTGGGAGGTGGAGTTATAAGGGACAACTTAGGCAATTTGGTTTTGGCctatgttggaaattttggttcagCCTTGAGTAACATGACTGAAGCCTTAGCGCTCTTTTGGGCTCTTAAATTGGCTCTCACTATTGACGCTAAAAGATTGGTCATTCAGGGGGATTCTAAGATGATCATTGAGGCGACTAAAGGTATTTATGGGATTAGCTGGATGATTCACAATATTCTCAAGGACATATGGTCTATGATTGTTTGGTTGGAGGAATTTCACATTTAA